The genomic DNA ATTATTAGAACTCTAGTGAAGACCAGATTTTGTTTAAGATTTGGGTTGCTAACAGTTGAGGCAGGAAGTAAGAGCATATGGGTTTGATGTATAGAGAAGTATAGAGAAATAAGCCATTAGACAGTGGATCTATAGGAGTGTAGTTGACCCGTAAATAGTTTGGATAAGGCTTGGATGGCGGTGGTGGTTGGTTGTTGATGGTgatgatattttctttaatgacctttGAGTTAATAAAACAGTGATTTTGTTGTCATTGGTaacaattttgagaaaatttcatAGCTATAAGGATGCTGGTCATCCGTTCGTCTGTTCACAGTTCTAAGTACTTGCTATCTTTTGCAGCTACAACATTAACTGGTTTGCATTTTGCAATGACAACTCTGATGACGCTTGTTCTAAGGTGGCTGGGATATGTCCAACCCTCTCATCTACCATTCCCAGAGCTTCTAAAATTTGTTATCTTTGCTAACTTCTCTATTGTTGGAATGAATGTTAGTCTAATGTGGAACTCTGTTGGATTCTATCAGGTAATTGTGTATGATTTTGGTTTAGGTTTTCATTCGGGTGATATATTCCAATGATTTTTAATGTTACGTATTCTCTACCTTATATGCAGATTGCTAAGTTGAGTATGATTCCCGTTTCCTGCCTTTTGGAAGTTGTGTTGGACAAAATTCGATACTCTAGAGACACAAAGCTAAGCATAGTAGTTGTTCTATTGGGTGTTGGTGTTTGCACTGTGACCGATGTGAGTGTTAATGCCAAAGGCTTCATTGCAGCCTTTATTGCAGTATGGAGCACTTCTCTGCAACAATATGTAAGATGACCATTCCTCTACACATACACTTGCAATTATCTGTATTTCTGCATGTATATAGTTACATATAATAGGATACAGACATTGTGTTCATTGGTGCATGTATGTATTTACCTGCATCTGCGTGATATCGTAATTTGAAGAATGTTTTCAACATTCTAAATTGTTATTATGTAGTAACTTTCGTTTGTTAAACTCATAAACAGAGTTGTCTAAAATTCTCtctcccccctcctcctcctgcTAAATTCTGTCTATATTGTTTAGAAAGGCTTATCTTATTGCTTTGTCAAAAAATCTATGTATGCAGTatgttcattttcttcaaagaaaGTATCAACTTAGCTCATTCAACCTGTTGGGACATACTGCTCCAGCGCAAGCTTCTTCGTTGCTGTTAGTAGGCCCCTTTCTAGATTATTGGTTGACAAACAAAAGAGTCTACGCTTACGACTATAATACAACGTCTTTGGTAAGTACAACAGCAATTTTTTCTTTGTCGTCTGTGATTATTATACAAagttattgttattttatctttataatgTGTATATGAAAATTGCACTAACAGTTTTAAATTATCCTATTATGGGCAAAACATTAGTGTGGGCATATGCCGTCAGTTGTTTTTATGCaattaaaaagtatttaataATTTCctcaaattgttttaaaaagtttCTTGACTGCAAATGGAACTTCAAACATTGTTTTCGCAGCAATCTCTGGATCGATTATTTCATGCCAGAATGACGCACAAAATTGCttttaatatatgttttactgtgtagttatttttattttaagtgatccttttctgtaattttttgcAGCTGTTTCTATATGTACACCCCTTTTATTTACATGCATAAAGGGGTGACTGTACTTTGCTTCTTACATATTCTGATTTTAATAGGATGATAACTCACAATTCCACCTATAACTTGGTCTTAACAGATATTTATAATTCTTTCGTGCACCATCGCCGTGGGGACGAACCTCAGCCAGTTTATATGCATCGGCAGATTTACAGCTGTCTCTTTCCAAGTACTTGGTCATATGAAGACAatccttgttttgattttggggttctttttctttgggaAGGAAGGTCTCAATCTGCATGTGGTTTTGGGAATGGTCATAGCTGTAGTTGGAATGATTTGGTACGGCAACGCATCGTCTAAGCCCGGTGGAAAGGAGCGTCGGAGCCACTCACTCCCAACCGCCCGGCAACAAAAACACAGCGGCTTATCAGAATCCGGTGAGCTTGACGGGAAAGTGTAAGTGTTCCTTAGGAAAAATTGAGCATACAAAGGATTCCAGGAAGGTATTTGATCAATTGAGATTAGAAAACCACCCATcggttttaattattttccaaCTTTTTTGTAATTcctagttttatttcttgttttgaattttcccCCTTCAGGGGAATGGATATTTCTGGATAGGTTTAGGTTacctacaattttatttttttttcatgattatattttatagtaatcaattttttttaaaacccaatATCGTACaataggattttctgttaaattataacatgagtACATCACATACCATGCATGTGACCTTTTAACCACTGTTGGTCCGTTGTACCTCTCCTTTTAACATGTGTTTTGATCAAGACGAGTAATTCTATTTGTCACTCCTTATCACTCTCAAGTCTCATGCGGCGTagttttcaaaactaaaacattaATCTAAATACACTAATATTATAGAGACCACACCACATAAAATTAGAGTGATAGCATAAGGTGACAAATAGAATTACTTGATCAAGATGGgtcatctttttcttcataacaTGCAGCCATTGTGAGAGCCCCTCCTAGAAACCCGCGACAAATCTAGCAAAATCAAAGCAAAGAAATCCACAACAGTTCTAGTGAAACCAGAGAAAAGAAACCACCAGACCGAGCAAAGACAGAAACCCACCGAAACCAAGGCCCCTTTACACGGTGAAAAAAGCGATGCAAGTACACGACATTCATAAGGATGCAAGTATTTCACCCTACGATCATACAACCAAGGCCTTCCCAACAAAACGTGACAAATCTTCATAGGAATTACATCACATCGCACCATGCCGACTCATGGTAATGTTTACCcaaggaaaatgaaatgaaaCATCTTGatttttagaggaaattttaatttatgaacTACCTCTTGCGATATCACATTCATTTCGCTTACATTATCGATGATGAGGTTCAATGCCTTGCCATTATGCTCCACTCAAGtgtgaaaaatatttgtttaaagCCACTCTTTATCGAAAAGTAAGGACGCACCCTGATTACatagatcaatagttgggaccCTTCTAAAAGTTCATGCCATCTTCAATCTTCATGTTTAAGTTTTGTGGATGTCGCCTACACTATCACCACATCATGCTTACGGACTTTACGAATGAAGACTTTAAGGATCAACCCGAGAAGCGCTCTCACTAAAGGTGTCACCTTGACATGCTAACGTTAGGTGTTCCAAGGGCTTCCACAGAGTACTATCACCTAATTCGTCATGTTGACATGTTGACGCAAAATGTTTCAGGGACTTTCAGAGAGCTTCGTCACCTAGATCATTAGCTAGTTGTGCTGACGTAGCTAGTTCCAGTGGATCTCTAGAGAGCTTCGTTACCAAAAACACCGTATGGTCTTGCTGACGCTGATGGCTACAAAAGACTTTCAGATAGTTCCATTACCATGACCCTCCCCTAGCCGTGATGACACTGATGAGCTAGCACTGGAAGTTAGCAATGAAACCCTAGTGACCATgtggaattaggatcctctggggaatatctagttaattatattaaatgagtatttttgttctttcaaaaagtaaaaagacaaaaatgcctctaaagtataactaactgaaatgaactggagatgatCATGTTCCGATCATGTGCACGCACTTCACACCATTCTTATGCTGCACAGGATTTCTGCTTGGGTTGGATAAATTTTTGGGTGTTCTCTATATTCTATAAATACTTAAGGATGCTCCTCTAAGGTGAAGTAACATATCAAGAAACCATCTTAAACCCCCCTTGAGAGGGTACTTTGCTTCACCATTGTCGTGCCAGTAAAGGTTGTTTtgagaaaatcaattttttattttttttattttttatttttattgagcGTTGAAAATCAAACCACATCCATTACACATTCTTCAACCATTTGAAGCCTACTGGTGGGTAGGTAAGCGAATTATGTGTGAAAAATTGGTAAATGAGGAGTTGGAGCCTATTGGGAAGATAGGAAGGCAAGCAGGAGCTTGACTACATATAGATTGTCTTagttttatcatatttttactGTGTATGTGATTTTCTGCGTTTGACTATTTCGGtatggttttacttttaatgtaTTCAAAAGATTTCTATTTTGTCAACAAAAtctttgtattgattatttgtgcagattgatttttttttttaaattgctgCATAATCCTCGTTTGAATTTGCTGCATTATTGTGCACTTCTGAAAAGGGTTAGTTTTAAGTTTCTAGTCCTTTCAGAATGAGGTAATCCAGTCTTGAAAAGCATAGGGGTCTAGCTTCCCATGAAAATCAGGAACAATCCACTCGAACCATTCGATATTCCATATAGTCACCATGATGATCCATAAATAAATGGTGGTTCAATCATGGGTACTCAAGACATTTTTCATGTCTCATCAAGGGTAACTTTACCATTTTGTTAGTATAGGGAGTACTTCGGACACTTTGTAAGCAAGGATAGGAGTGCCTTGTTTGGGCATTTTTAATGGCTTCTTGGGgtaattcgattttttttttttttttgataagatgTGGTAATTCGATtattaaagataaatttttgttttcctatataATTCGATTACCAcatcttaccaaaaaaaaaaaaaaaattccttcattCAAATACccctttaagaaaaatatacaattttcaTAATTGATACTTAAGAAactaccaaacaaaagaaaatatctatcactatatattattttcattgatgTCCATCCCTTTCTTGCCTAATCATCGCTTATAAACACACACGACTAATTAtacaaaaaatttttaaattagttttcGTGGTTTGAGGTTGTCACAAATAATTTCATGGCGTttcaaaaatgataaataatttcATATGGTATATTAGTGTAACAAATAACTCACTTCGTACaaattttaacaattatttCCAACATAATCATTAAACTAACaaatttaccctaaaaattattttttttttgaaaaaggtttGAGCTAGTGCCGGGTGCCACCGTTCTAGCCGATTATGAGATGGTTGAACTACCCACATAGTCATATAGGTGGTCGGCCAATTAGCACCAACCCAAACTACAAGAACCAATGTAACAATTTTACCTTAATTGTATCATCCTCTACTTGTTAGGAAATGTACATTTTTtaggattaatttcctttaACCTTCTTCAACTATAACTCATTTACACATTGCTCCCACGAAATACTACTTTAGAGGTATTTAAGTAAATTTAGTTTCTAAACTCAAGGTATTTTGATCATTTCACATCTAAAAAACACATGGGCATGGCTCATGATCAATATTTCGTCCATTTTAACGATTTTGACTAacatatagtttttttttttttttttgctaacgATTAGTATTTGAAGGGGTTGGAGAAAATACCACTCCAACACTTGGATCTTAAGTGGTAACTGAACCAACCCAAGGAATGGCTTAACCACCCCATGTGTTTCGAAGGTAGTCAATCTACTCCGAAGTGGATCAACCACCCCCATGTGATTGGAGGTAGTCGATCAACCCCCTAGGGGGTGGCTCAAGTGCATGGGGTGGCCACCCTAGTAGTTGTCGATGACCACcgctctttttgttttgtttttgttttggttttttgatttttaagtttaagttttcttttagttttaaattttgtagttttttattGGAGGATACTTCTGTCAATTTACGTTTTTTAAACGAATATATTTATGCAGGTGATCGAGATTATTTAAGGCGGGGACCTAACGGAAAGTATTCGTATATGTTTTTTTCCAAGAAATAGCAGTTAAAGATAGTTAATTGACAATTGTGACGGGGTAGATGTACAAAGAAGTGGTAGATGACGTATTTAGCCCTATATAAATCTAGTATAAGTAATCTAACCTTTGATTGGCTGGCGGCAACACATCTCCACGAGCACGAGTTCCTCATTGCCTAACGGAATTGCGCTCTCTCAAACTAGAAAAAACAGCAACGAAATTCAAGAAGgaagagccaaaaaaaagaagcccaagACGAAGAGCAAAAGAACTTCCAGACTCCCAAGCTCCCTCCAACTCTCCTGTAACTGAATGCACCACAATCAGCGTGGCACCACTTCCACTTTCGCCTCTGAAAGCTCTCACTCACAGTGCCACCTCGCTCGCTCTCGTTTCGCCGGTACGTTTCGAAACCGGACAATTACGGTTCATTATGTGCTGCGATCATATTtgtactcttttcttttatcgtAGATCTGTTTTGTGGTCGCTGAATTGGCTCCAACAGTGAAGATTTTTGGATCCAATTGTGATTTTGTGTCTAAATCTGGATCTGATTTTTCGAATTGTTTGCTTTCACTAAGATTAAGTGTGAATTTTGCGCGATTGATCTGAATCCTTTAGGATCTGATTCTGATTGATGAGAAGTTTTTGTTATGGATCTGTGTAATACTATAAGTTCTATTGCTCTGTGATCCTTCTGAAATGAGCTTTAGGAAatgaagttttgttttgtagacTGATTTAAAAATTGGACGTGTTTGCACTGAAGTCAACAGTCTATGATTAAACAAAGCAGAGTTAATTTTTCAAGCTTTTGGATGACCAGATAATGATTTTCAATATGTTCATACGGTAGTGATGCTGATAATATTCCGGAATCACAATAGCtgttgaaatttcaaaattttattcaattttcggttatttttcaattcagcgaattttcttacttttttccaattttatctTTGTAGAGTACTTTGTTTCTAAGTGATTGGAACTCTTGGACTTGATATGGATGTGGCTGGATTTCATTACGGAAGCTGAGGGATAAGGACTTTACAGTGATCAATTGTAGGAAATACATGGTAATGGCTCCTTCTGACAAGGCTAGAGTTGATGCAGCCGCATGGATGTTCAATGTTGTCACTTCTGTTGGGATTATCATTGTCAATAAAGCTTTGATGGCTACATATGGCTTCAGTTTTGGTaaatttctgtcctttttttttttttttttttaaagtagtttTTTTCTCTTGATTTAATTTGCCTTTTCCCTTTACATTCATCAGCACGCTTGAATATGGTTGCATGgttatctattaattttttaagcatTGCCTTTGTGCACTTTAAAGTTTTAATTCTCTCTTGTTAgttctttttctcatcttttttcttaatttaatttttagtaggTAAGTTTGTTCTATTTATCCTTTAAATAGTTTGCTGCAAGTAGTTGCATTGGAGTTTGGGAATCTTATCCCATGCTTTCAACAAACTTTCAGATGATGGATATAGTGTACTTTTGTTGGATTAGGTTAGGACTTTCccttttcatcttcttcctgCTGTCTTAGTACACGTACTAGGTTTGGTTTTGCAAAGAATTTGATTGATTGGTAGAAGGTGAAGGGATTGTAGGGGACTTGTGTGTGAGAACAATCTTCTAATAATCCCATTAATTGATGGTCTAAGGAATATTAGGTAGACTGATTACAAGAGCTCTACTAAAGACCAGAAGTTTAAGATTTGGGTTGCTAACATTTGAGACAGGAATTAAGAGCGCATGGGTTTGAAGTAGAGAGAAATAAGTCATTAGACAGTGGTTCAGTAGGAGTGTAGTTGACCCGTAAATAGTTTGGATAAGGCTTGGATGGCAGTGGTGGTGGTTTGTTGTTGATGGTGATGATGTTTCTTTAATGACCTTTGAGTTCATAAAACATTGATTTTGTTGTCATTGGTAACAATTTGGAGAAAATGTTCTTCTGTTCACAGTTCTAAGTCATTGCTATTGTTTGCAGCGACAACATTAACTGGTTTGCATTTCGCAATGACAACTCTGATGACGCTTGTTCTAAGGTGGCTGGGATATGTCCAACCCTCTCATCTACCATTCTCAGAGCTTCTAAAATTTGTTATCTTTGCTAACTTCTCTATTGTTGGAAGTAATGTTAGTCTAATGTGGAACTCTGTTGGATTCTATCAGGTAATTGTGTATGATTTCAGTTTAGGTTTTCATTCTGGCGATCTATTCCAATGACTTTTGAATGTTACAAATTCTCTACTTTATATGCAGATTGCTAAGTTGAGTATGATTCCCGTTTCCTGCCTTTTGGAAGTTGTGTTGGACAAAATTCAATACTCTAGAGACACAAAGCTAAGCATAGTAGTTGTTCTACTGGGTGTTGGTGTTTGCACTGTGACCGATGTGAGTGTTAATGCCAAAGGCTTCATTGCAGCCTTTATTGCAGTATGGAGCACTTCTCTGCAACAATATGTAAGTTGACCACTCCTCTACACGTACACTTGCAATTATCTGTATTTCTGCATGtatatagttaaatataataggatccacaatattttttttgataagtaataggATCCACAATATTTAGACTGACATTGTTTTCATTGGTGCATGTATGTATTTACCTGCATCTGCATGATATTGTACTTTGATGAATGTTTTCAACATTCTAAATTGTAATTATGTAGCAACTCTCTTTTGTTAAACTCATAAACAGAGTTGTCTAAAATTCTCTCTCCCCCCTCCTCCTGCTGCTAAATTCTGTCTATATTGTTTAGAAAGGCTTATCTTATTGCTTTGTCAAAAAATCTATGTATGCAGTatgttcattttcttcaaagaaaGTATCAACTTAGCTCATTCAGCCTGTTGGGACATACTGCTCCAGTGCAAGCTTCTTCGTTGCTGTTAGTAGGCCCCTTTCTAGATTATTGGTTGACAAACAAAAGAGTCTACGCATACGACTATAATACAACGTCTTTGGTAAGTACAACAGCAAtttttgctttgtcttctgtGATTCTTATACAAAGTTATTGCTGTTTTATCTTTATAATGTGCATATGAAAATTGCACCAACAGTTTTAAATTATCCTAATTATGGGCAAAACATTAGTGTTTTATGCaattaaaaagtatttaataATTTCCTcaaattgtttgaaaaagttTCTTGACTGCAAATGGAACTTCAAACATTATTTTCGCAGCAATCTCTCGATCGATTATTTCATGCCAAATGACCCACAAATGTGCCTTTTTAATTGGTGGTGTTGGTCCACATGACTTACGTACACCCCTTTTATTTACATGCATAAAGGGGTGACTGTACTCTGCTTCTGTCTTACATATTCTTATTTGAATAGGATGATAACTCACAATTCCACCTATAACTTGGTCTTAACAGATATTTATAATTCTTTCGTGCACTATCGCCGTGGGGACAAACCTCAGCCAGTTTATATGCATTGGCAGATTTTCAGCTGTCTCTTTCCAAGTAATTGGTCATATGAAGACAATCCTTGTTTTGATTATGGGATTCTTTTTCTTCGGGAAAGAAGGTCTCAATCTGCATGTAGTTTTGGGAATGGTCATAGCTGTAGCTGGAATGATTTGGTACGGCAACGCATCGTCTAAGCCCGGTGGAAAGGAGCGTCGGAGCCACTCACTCCCTACCACCCGGCAACAAAAACACAGCGGCTTAGCAGAATCCGGTGAGCTTAATGAGAAAGAGTAAGCGTTCCTTAGGAAAAATTGAGCATACAAAGAATTCCAGGAAGGTATTTGATTAATTGAGATTAGAAAACCACCCATCGGTTTTAATTATTTTCGAACTTTTTTGTAATTCCTGGTTTCATTTCTTGTTTTGAATTTCCCCCTTCAGGGGAATGGATATTTCTGGATAGGCTTAGgttacaaacaaaaatatatatatattttttcatgattatattttatagtaatcaatattttttgtgCTATTTACTTCCAAACCATGTTTACCGACGATATTATTTCTTCTGACCCACCATTATTGAATATTCCCATCAAAAGTAGAACCTTAAAGCCAATTCAACCATTTCAGCTTTAGTAATTTAGGATCAAGCTTGAGTTTCAACAAATTAATAAGCTGTTCAAGTAGCTTATCAATGACGTGCCTGTTAACCTTTATGCTAATATGGAGAAAGCAACCCTAGAATAATTCGGCTTATTCCTTTTTGgatattaatttttgaattaatattcCCATCCGTAATTCAGTCTTTTTTGTGACACTAAGCTTTATTTACATTATAATAAGGCTAGTAGCTACTGCTATAAGTTGTATATATGAATGACttcatctaatatatatatatgatcgtACTGATCCAACTAGAAGTAGAACAATGTTTTCTTTATAACAAAGCTTATATAAGCTAAAggttcaaaaaattaatcacatCTTTTAATTGTCAAAGTAAAAATTTTCATACTTTTGATTAGGGTTGCAAAAACCTGCCCACCTAACTTTCAACTCTTGCGGATCGGCTTTTTTCAAAAGTAGGTCAAATGTTAGATAACATTTTGAATTTATCGTCCTCAATGGCCCTTTGCTGTATTTAACCACCCTCCGCTATCGTCCTTGGTAACCTTCCACCGTCTATAGCCTCCATCCACCTTTGGGTTGGCCAGTAGGAGGTTGGGTCAAGCAGTGGTCAATGGTCGGCTAGGGTGGACGGTGGCTAGAGATGGTGGAAGGCCGCTAGATATGGCTGCCAATGGTTAGATGATGGCTGGTGGTGGGCTAGGCTCGGTGGTGGTGGTTAGTGATTAAAAAAGTCGAGCAATGGGTTAGACTAGACGGTAGCCGATGGTGAGCAATGATCTAGTGATCGCAGCCATTATATAGCACGTTGGGGGTAGCATCAAGCATTAGGAGTGATCACACCAAGCCATATGGATGGGCCGGAGGTGGTGCAACCACCTATGGATGGAGTCCATAATGAAAATGacatgatttttttgaaatattattttacatttattctaTTTTTGGAGAATACCTACTCTCCTTTTtcaaatgaataattattaaaaatagttATTTCAAGTAATGGTGGCAAAATCAATTAACAAAATAGTTATTTGATTTCCAAGTCTATTCATACGTACCAACCATGCCCTACCAGTTGAAAACACAAAGtaggagtattttttttttttgtaacaaagtGGGAGTATTTAAGTTGATGAAGAGGTTAtaaaagtaaatttattttatttttcttttaccgATGATTCATATGCACTCAATAAGGTCCCATCAATGCTTGATTATTACTTGTCTGCCAAAGTTTTCCATATAGACTAGCTAACTAGACGAGGACCATATTCATAATCGAATTGCAACATCATTTTGGTGTTTACAGGTTAGGGTGGTTATGGAAATAAGATATTCTATTCTTTCCAAATATTTTTCCTCACAAATTAGTTTTCAAGTGATGCATCATCTTCCTATAAAAATGCATTACTCATTACCC from Corylus avellana chromosome ca6, CavTom2PMs-1.0 includes the following:
- the LOC132184303 gene encoding UDP-rhamnose/UDP-galactose transporter 6-like, whose translation is MVMAPSDKARVDAAAWMFNVVTSVGIIIVNKALMATYGFSFATTLTGLHFAMTTLMTLVLRWLGYVQPSHLPFSELLKFVIFANFSIVGSNVSLMWNSVGFYQIAKLSMIPVSCLLEVVLDKIQYSRDTKLSIVVVLLGVGVCTVTDVSVNAKGFIAAFIAVWSTSLQQYYVHFLQRKYQLSSFSLLGHTAPVQASSLLLVGPFLDYWLTNKRVYAYDYNTTSLIFIILSCTIAVGTNLSQFICIGRFSAVSFQVIGHMKTILVLIMGFFFFGKEGLNLHVVLGMVIAVAGMIWYGNASSKPGGKERRSHSLPTTRQQKHSGLAESGELNEKE
- the LOC132184089 gene encoding UDP-rhamnose/UDP-galactose transporter 6, with the protein product MVMAPSSKADEKAAVDAAAWMFNVVTSVGIIIVNKALMATYGFSFATTLTGLHFAMTTLMTLVLRWLGYVQPSHLPFPELLKFVIFANFSIVGMNVSLMWNSVGFYQIAKLSMIPVSCLLEVVLDKIRYSRDTKLSIVVVLLGVGVCTVTDVSVNAKGFIAAFIAVWSTSLQQYYVHFLQRKYQLSSFNLLGHTAPAQASSLLLVGPFLDYWLTNKRVYAYDYNTTSLIFIILSCTIAVGTNLSQFICIGRFTAVSFQVLGHMKTILVLILGFFFFGKEGLNLHVVLGMVIAVVGMIWYGNASSKPGGKERRSHSLPTARQQKHSGLSESGELDGKV